A section of the Rhodospirillales bacterium genome encodes:
- a CDS encoding homoserine kinase, with the protein MAVYTPVDASAVRAFIQGHGVGEYRDHQGITQGVENTNYHLFTDAGRYVLTLFEKRVNPENLPFIFSFISHLARAGVPVPECMGSPGVLAGKPAAIITFLDGRDIALEDVTPGHAAQVGAALARMHLAARDFAPARINPVGVPEWRALFDAVREAADPALFELAQTALDEAASLAWGALPSGAVHADLFVDNVFFDSTGTLSGVIDFGFACTAPYAYDLAITLNAWCYDRRGKARVDCVAAMLAAYRALRPLDADERAAFPALRRAAALRFLATRLYDWTFTPPGADVVRKDPDEYAAKLKADFQWP; encoded by the coding sequence ATGGCAGTTTACACCCCCGTTGATGCATCCGCCGTGCGCGCCTTCATCCAAGGGCACGGCGTTGGCGAATACCGCGACCATCAGGGCATCACGCAGGGCGTCGAAAACACCAATTATCATCTGTTCACCGATGCTGGACGCTATGTTCTGACCCTTTTTGAAAAGCGGGTGAATCCGGAAAACCTGCCCTTCATCTTTTCCTTCATAAGCCATCTTGCCCGCGCGGGCGTCCCGGTACCTGAATGCATGGGGTCGCCGGGCGTGCTGGCGGGCAAACCCGCAGCGATCATCACCTTTCTGGATGGGCGTGACATCGCGCTTGAGGACGTGACGCCAGGCCATGCCGCACAGGTCGGCGCGGCACTGGCGCGCATGCATCTGGCGGCGCGGGATTTCGCGCCAGCGCGGATCAATCCGGTGGGCGTGCCCGAATGGCGTGCTCTGTTCGATGCGGTGCGGGAAGCCGCCGACCCGGCCTTGTTTGAACTGGCGCAAACAGCCCTGGACGAAGCCGCGTCGCTTGCATGGGGTGCGCTGCCGTCCGGTGCGGTCCATGCTGATTTGTTCGTCGACAATGTGTTTTTTGATTCGACGGGGACACTCTCGGGTGTGATCGACTTCGGCTTCGCTTGCACCGCGCCCTATGCCTACGATCTTGCGATCACACTCAACGCCTGGTGTTACGACCGGCGGGGCAAGGCAAGGGTGGATTGCGTCGCCGCGATGCTGGCCGCGTACCGCGCGTTGCGCCCGCTGGATGCGGATGAACGTGCGGCCTTTCCGGCGCTGCGCCGCGCCGCCGCGCTGCGCTTTCTGGCAACGCGCTTGTATGACTGGACCTTCACGCCGCCGGGTGCGGATGTCGTGCGCAAGGATCCTGACGAATACGCAGCCAAGCTCAAGGCAGATTTCCAATGGCCGTGA
- the rnhA gene encoding ribonuclease HI codes for MAVTLFTDGACSGNPGPGGWAALLRYGAAEKLLSGGEAATTNNRMELTAVIVGLEALKKPMRVTVYTDSRYVMDGITKYMPGWVARGWRTADRREVKNQDLWQRLNAALVPHEVRWEWVKGHAGHPENERVDEAARAAIPKA; via the coding sequence ATGGCCGTGACCCTGTTCACCGACGGCGCCTGTTCGGGCAATCCCGGCCCCGGCGGCTGGGCTGCGCTGCTGCGTTATGGTGCGGCGGAAAAGCTGCTTTCGGGCGGCGAGGCGGCGACCACCAACAACCGCATGGAATTGACCGCGGTGATCGTGGGGCTAGAGGCTTTGAAAAAGCCGATGCGGGTCACGGTCTATACCGACAGCCGATACGTCATGGATGGAATCACGAAATATATGCCCGGCTGGGTCGCGCGCGGCTGGCGCACCGCCGATAGGCGAGAGGTCAAGAATCAGGACCTCTGGCAACGACTCAACGCCGCGCTTGTACCGCATGAAGTACGCTGGGAATGGGTCAAGGGTCATGCGGGCCACCCCGAAAACGAACGTGTTGATGAAGCCGCGCGCGCAGCGATTCCAAAGGCTTGA
- a CDS encoding response regulator produces MPYKFDKLSILVVEDNQAMLEVVTNTLKLIGVGQVYQARNGEQGYQVFTRERPDVIITDWEMDPVDGLEMVKWIRRNTSSPKRNVPVIVMTGYAASVRVAVARDKGITEFLVKPFTANELARRIAYVIDHPRDFVETQEFFGPDRRRRRSEYNGPDRRQEDDD; encoded by the coding sequence ATGCCGTACAAATTCGACAAACTCAGCATACTGGTCGTCGAGGACAATCAGGCCATGCTTGAGGTGGTGACCAACACCCTTAAACTGATCGGCGTGGGCCAGGTTTATCAGGCCCGCAATGGCGAGCAGGGGTATCAGGTTTTCACCCGCGAACGTCCCGACGTCATCATCACGGATTGGGAAATGGACCCGGTGGACGGCCTTGAAATGGTCAAATGGATCCGCCGCAACACATCCAGCCCCAAACGTAACGTGCCGGTGATTGTGATGACCGGTTATGCGGCCTCGGTCCGGGTGGCGGTCGCGCGCGATAAAGGTATCACCGAATTTCTGGTCAAGCCGTTCACCGCCAACGAACTGGCGCGCCGCATCGCCTATGTCATCGACCATCCGCGCGATTTTGTCGAAACGCAGGAATTTTTCGGCCCCGACCGCCGCCGCCGTCGAAGCGAATATAACGGCCCCGACCGCCGGCAGGAGGATGACGACTGA
- a CDS encoding PBP1A family penicillin-binding protein: MARRSRIDDFDAPRGSIFMRLLKWLFVLAIWGGIAMAGVVLWYGKDLIELTKKSNFERKRSVLILAEDGQTVLANYGESAGVRVRVQDLPPYVGNAVLAIEDRRFRYHFGIDPIGLVRAAYTNFRYGHVIQGGSTITQQLAKNLFLKPDRTLKRKIQEAILAIWLETKYSKNEILSAYLNRVYFGSGAYGIDAAAHVYFDKPADRLTLEEAAMLAGLLKAPTRLAPDNNPDKAMARMNMVLDAMQEAGFLEQDKEESSVEQDGRPVPPPRKPINLRDTNDGSRYFADWVLDRANELIGISGADLTIVTTLNPRLQKASQAAIGNSLDLFFKDAKKIPQAALVMLARDGAILSMIGGRNYKDSQFNRATQAMRQPGSSFKPFVYLAALERGWRPGDPITDAPINLNGYAPANHDGRYYGDVPLTSAIALSLNAATVNLASKVGVDAIIDTARRAGITSELVHNYSIALGTSEVNVLEMAGAYATIANDGTFTPPYGIISIRGSGNDILYRHEAKPEPAVLDPDSCNRLIAMMQEVVYRGTGGRAFPGFPVAGKTGTSQDYRDTWFDGFSSVAVAAVWVGNDDNTPMRKQYGGNAPADIFRQIMQAAQEGHPIAALTNADPYEMSLGSALMSQGLGGVFSRIFGGDDATAPAQPLPQGQQPPMYVRPDRRMRPIMDGPMHFND, translated from the coding sequence ATGGCCAGACGTTCCCGCATTGACGATTTTGACGCACCGCGCGGGAGCATTTTCATGCGCCTGCTTAAATGGCTGTTCGTGCTGGCGATCTGGGGTGGCATCGCGATGGCCGGTGTCGTGCTGTGGTACGGCAAGGATCTGATCGAACTGACCAAAAAATCGAATTTCGAGCGCAAACGTTCGGTCCTGATTCTGGCCGAAGACGGACAAACAGTTTTGGCCAATTACGGTGAAAGCGCGGGCGTGCGCGTGCGGGTGCAAGACCTGCCGCCTTATGTCGGCAACGCGGTGCTGGCGATCGAGGACCGGCGATTCCGCTACCATTTCGGCATCGACCCGATCGGACTTGTGCGCGCGGCCTATACCAATTTCCGCTACGGCCACGTCATACAGGGCGGATCGACGATCACCCAGCAACTGGCCAAAAACCTGTTTTTGAAACCCGACCGGACACTCAAGCGCAAGATTCAGGAGGCGATCCTCGCGATCTGGCTGGAAACCAAATATTCCAAGAACGAGATTCTTTCCGCCTATCTCAACCGCGTGTATTTCGGGTCCGGCGCTTACGGCATCGACGCCGCCGCGCATGTCTATTTCGACAAACCCGCCGACCGCCTGACGCTGGAGGAGGCGGCAATGCTGGCCGGCCTTTTGAAAGCACCGACGCGGCTTGCGCCCGACAACAATCCAGACAAGGCCATGGCGCGCATGAACATGGTGCTGGACGCGATGCAGGAAGCCGGGTTCCTGGAACAGGACAAGGAAGAAAGCAGCGTCGAGCAAGACGGACGCCCGGTACCGCCACCGCGCAAGCCGATCAATCTGCGCGACACCAACGACGGCAGCCGGTACTTCGCCGACTGGGTGCTGGACCGCGCGAACGAGCTGATCGGCATTTCGGGCGCGGATCTGACCATCGTCACCACGCTGAACCCGCGCTTGCAAAAAGCCTCGCAGGCGGCGATCGGCAACTCGCTGGACCTGTTCTTCAAGGACGCCAAGAAAATACCGCAGGCCGCGCTGGTCATGCTGGCCCGCGATGGGGCGATTTTGTCGATGATCGGCGGACGCAATTACAAGGATTCGCAGTTCAACCGCGCGACGCAGGCGATGCGCCAGCCGGGATCGTCGTTCAAGCCGTTCGTATATCTGGCCGCGCTGGAGCGCGGCTGGCGTCCGGGCGACCCGATCACCGACGCACCGATCAACCTGAACGGCTATGCCCCCGCCAACCACGACGGCAGGTATTACGGCGACGTGCCGCTGACATCGGCCATCGCGCTTTCGCTCAACGCCGCGACGGTCAATCTGGCTTCCAAGGTCGGGGTGGACGCCATCATCGATACCGCTCGACGCGCAGGCATCACCAGCGAATTGGTGCATAATTACAGCATCGCGCTGGGCACGTCCGAGGTAAACGTCCTTGAAATGGCCGGAGCCTACGCCACGATTGCGAATGACGGCACATTCACCCCGCCTTACGGCATCATCTCGATCCGTGGGTCGGGCAACGACATTTTATACCGCCATGAAGCCAAGCCCGAGCCCGCCGTGCTAGACCCCGATTCCTGCAACCGGTTGATCGCGATGATGCAGGAAGTCGTCTATCGCGGCACCGGCGGGCGCGCCTTTCCCGGCTTTCCGGTCGCAGGCAAAACCGGCACGTCGCAGGATTACCGCGACACGTGGTTCGACGGATTTTCCAGCGTCGCGGTCGCTGCCGTGTGGGTGGGCAACGACGACAACACGCCGATGCGCAAACAATACGGCGGCAACGCCCCCGCCGACATTTTCCGCCAGATCATGCAGGCCGCGCAGGAAGGCCACCCCATCGCCGCACTGACCAATGCCGATCCGTATGAAATGTCGCTGGGTTCGGCGCTGATGAGTCAGGGGTTGGGCGGCGTGTTCAGCCGCATCTTCGGCGGCGATGACGCGACGGCCCCGGCGCAGCCTCTGCCGCAGGGTCAGCAACCGCCCATGTATGTCCGGCCAGACCGGCGCATGCGCCCGATCATGGACGGGCCGATGCATTTCAACGATTAA
- a CDS encoding DUF3429 domain-containing protein — MPALRIPASRLAVTLGMAGLVPFVVLASCLWFVAPEWQPVFARALAGWAALVLAFSGAVHWGAALYEGEGPENGWRYLYGVCPALLAWVALLLPVPQALFLIFWGYVAAFVVDRRVWPGHDWYVILRAALTILASACLFAGYKALQ; from the coding sequence ATGCCCGCACTGCGCATACCCGCCTCACGCCTTGCCGTAACGTTGGGAATGGCCGGGCTGGTGCCTTTCGTCGTTCTGGCATCCTGTCTGTGGTTTGTGGCGCCTGAATGGCAACCCGTTTTTGCCCGCGCGCTGGCGGGATGGGCGGCGCTGGTGCTGGCGTTTTCGGGTGCGGTGCACTGGGGCGCGGCCCTGTATGAGGGCGAGGGGCCGGAAAATGGCTGGCGGTATCTTTACGGCGTCTGCCCGGCGCTGCTTGCGTGGGTGGCGCTGCTGCTGCCGGTGCCGCAGGCGTTGTTCCTGATCTTTTGGGGCTATGTCGCGGCCTTCGTCGTCGATCGCCGCGTCTGGCCGGGGCACGACTGGTACGTCATTCTGCGCGCGGCCCTGACCATCCTTGCCTCCGCCTGCCTGTTCGCGGGCTACAAGGCGCTACAATAA